GCCGTGTCCCGGATCGTGGGGCTCTGCATGGTCCTTACCGGCGTGAGCCTCCTGCCAGCCATCAGCTCGGAGCGCTGCCTGTCGGTCATCTTTCCCGCCTGGTACTGGCGCCGTCGGCCCAAGCGCCTGTCGGCTGTGGCGTGCTCCCTGCTCTGGGCCCTGTCGCTGCTGGTCACCTGCGTCCACAACTACTTCTGCGTGTTCCTGGGCCGCCAGGCGTCCGGGGCGGGCTGCAGGCACATGGACGCCTTCCTGGGCATCCTGCTCTTCCTGGTCTTCTGCCCGCTCATGGTGCTGCCCTGCCTAGCGCTCATCCTGCACGTGGAGTGCCGGGCCCGGCGGCGCCAGCGCTCGGCCAAGCTCAACCACGTCATCCTGGCCGTGGTCTCAGTGTTCCTCGTGTCCTCCATCTACCTGGGCATCGACTGGTTCCTCTTCTGGGTCTTCCGGATCCCGGCGCCCTTCCCCGAGTACGTCACCGACCTGTGCCTCTGCATCAACAGCTGCGCCAAGCCCGTGGTCTACTTCCTGGCCGGCAGGGACAAGTCGCAGCGCCTGTGGGAGCCTCTCAGGGTGGTCTTCCAGCGGGCCCTGCGGGACGGGGCCGAGCCGGGGGAGGCGGGAGGCGGCACGCCCAACACGGTCACCCTGGAGATGCAGTGTCCCTCGGGGAATGCCTCCTGAGAGGCTGGGCGCCTGCCGGCGAGGCCGGGCCCACGTGGCCTCCAGAGACCCTTGACAGAGGGACGGGAGCTGGCAGCAGCCCTGGGGCCCAAGCGCAGGGAGAGAAAGCTGCTTCTGCCTGCGAGCCGCCTTCTCCCAGGGCACAGGCTCCCCTGGGGAGGGGGGGAGCGAGACGGACAGCCCCCtgtgaccctgccaggctcccccggcCACCCCCTCCTTCCCTGAGCCGTGGTACAGAAGTCGCCCCCAGGTCGCGAGCCGGGTGTGGGGCTCCTTCTGGCCCCAGGGTGgtcaggaagggagaggagggcgTCACCCAGCCCTGTCCACCTTCTGCCCCGTGGTGAGGCAGCCCTCCCCGAGAAGGACTCAGCCCGCACCATCGCCTGTCGGGCCAGCAGCTTCCTCCTGCCGTGAAGACACCTCCTGGCTCCGTTCGTCCTCTTAAGGTGACCCTGCAAGCAGACGGCCACGAAAGGGCCCTGCGGGGGAGAGCTGCCCCTTAAGCACCTCGGGGTCCCATCTTTCTGCAGATGACGTTCCCGCCTCTGGGGAGCCCTTGGACGGCCCAAATGGCAGGGCTTCTGTCCTGCCGAGTAGCTGGACGCAGAAAGGAGCCACGGCCGGCTTGAGTGACTCGCTGTCTTTTCTGACTCCGCGCCGGCTGGTGCATCCGAGCCGCCGTCTGCCTGGCCCACGGGGCTCTAGGGGGCCGTCCAGGCCATCACGGGGCTCCGGGGGGCCGTCTGAGAGCGGGCACTGGCTCTCCCTGGCCACCCCAGCCCACCTGCAGGCACGGGGGCCCAGCTTGGTCATCGGAGGTTTTATGAAAGACAGTAAATGTGTATCAATAAACGTTTTCTATCTTGCACTGAGGAAGACTTCCTGCCCTCTGTCCTGTTCGTGGGCTTGTGCCCACACTGAGGACCCCACGGGCATCCGAGGCCCAGGTGGGCTGCCCTTCCGCGCTCCCTTCCCCGCACGGCCTGCTCCGTACCCCAGGTCTCATGCCCCGGCTCCTGGCAGGCCTGTCTACACCCCCAGTTGCTCCCTCTCCGGGGACGGTGTCCACTGCTCTGCTGGGGGGGGGCGTGATCCCCACTCTACCCTCTGTTGGCTAACCCCCGTGCCCTTCCCACCCACCCACGGCCCACTGCTCCCTCTGGAAACTCAGCTTCCATCACACCTCCTGAGTTCCAGGCTCTGTGCTGGCTGATACAGTCCAGCCCGGGAAGAACACTGCTTGTCCACACGGAGCCTCCcacaccccccgccccagggGGCCGCTGCATCTGCTGCTGTGTGCCCCTCCCGCCTTCCAGAACTCTCTGTCCTGAGGTCTCTGGGGTAGGCTGGGGACCCTGTGCCCGGCACCTCCCAACTTCCCAGCTAGAGCCTCGAGCCCCTCCCAGGAGACGGCCTCCACTCGGGCCGGGCCGGCCGACTCCCTGACCGCCCCTCACCCCTGACAGCCCATGGGAGACAACCATTTTGGATCCACCCTGAGACCCCCGCCCCTTTGTGGGAAGATCTGGGGAAACCGCTCACCGCACAGGCCCCGGGGAGAGACCGAGGGCAGAGGCATCAGGGGCCCTTGGAGCAGAGCGCCCCCTTCTGTGgagacgggggtgggggtgggcagggcggcCGATGGAGGGAACTGCCCTTCAAGGGAGTGGTTCCGCCCAGCGGCTGGCATTCTGTCCGGAGACCCTGGATGCCCTCCTGCCTCACCCAGGCGATCCTGGAGCCCAGGCCGCAATACCCTCTCAGGCCAGCTGACGCCCAAGCGCATGGCCCCGAGGACCGGCCCCCTCAGACCCCCACTCCTGACCTCCCTGTTCTCACAGCCCCGCTGCATCTCCAGCAAGGCCCCTGCTCCATGTGGCCCAGAGGCCAAGGTTCCGGGAGCTCTGGTGTTGGGGCCGGTGCCCGCATCCCCTGTCCCAGCCCCTGGGGTGCACCCTCCCAGCACCCCCTTCACACACCAGACGGAACCCCCAGAGAGCAGAGCTGGGGACCAGCACCGCTAACATTCCTGAGGACCCGGAGAAACCAGGCGGGGTCCTGACAACACGCATGGGGGGGCCGGGGCCGGGACTTGGACCCTTCACTTGGAAAGCTCAGGCCTCCACACGGCAGGAAGGCCTCCAGGCCTTCAGGTACCCAAGGAGGCCGACCAGGGCTGGCTCCTCAGGGCGCAGTGCATCCCTGGAGTTCACCTCTTCTCAGgatcccccaccccaggcttccaGCCCTGAGTCCCCCGTAGGAAGCTGTCCGCAACCCACCCAGGAGCTCAACCGGGGCCTCCCTGCCGGCTGCCTTGGTTCAGAACCCAGGCCTGGTGGGTGAGTAGGTGACCTTGGCCCACAGCAGGGCCTGGAGGTCAGGGCAGGGCTGCAACTATATATTTGAACACACATGTGCCCTTAGCAGGTGCTAAGCCAAAAAATGCGGGGGGTGGGGTGCAAATTCCAGAACTGAGGCCTCTCCCAGCCCCTAGCCccttctccccacaatcttgccAAGgagccaggcctctctgccccACTGCCGCCCCAGCCCCCTGCCACCCCACCCTGGAAAGCTTTCGTGCGTAACCTGCCCACACCCCGACCACCTCGCTTCTGTGCTAATGGGTCTGTGCTAATGGTGGGTAAAGGCACGGACGCCCTCTAGCAGACGCCTCAGCCCTGAACCacactcctcctccctcctttggTGTTTAATTATTAAAGGGGCCTCCAGAGTCCACTGCATCGGTGGGGAGATATGCCTCAGCCATCCTCACCCCCGaaacagcccagcccagcccccagcaGTCCCCTCCCAAGCCTCCTCCTTTCTGGGTGTCCCATAAAGGCAGGAAGCCGAGGGTCCACTCAGCATCACAGATTTCCACCCTGAAACTGCCTGGGGCAAGAGGTCTGACGGGTCTCCCCTGACAACTGCTGTCAACAGTCATAGCATTGGGGAGTGCGGTCTCCATACCCACTAGGCAGCTTCTCGGTGGCAGGACAAAGCAAGAACCCTTGTCTCTCTGCGCCCCCCAAGCCCCCCACCCCgtaagggagggggaggggtggccTAGGGCAGGACAGACCTCTCCACTTTTCCGTACTGCCTGTCGCCGCTGTCTCTACACACATGAGCAGGGGGCCGCCTCCACGAACCGCTGGAGCTCGGTGGGTGGTGCCCTGGTTTCCCCGCATTACTGACGGACTTCAGAGGGGAGGGCAGCGGCCACTGAAGGAGGGACGTTTGTGGGAACAGCCAATCCCAGCCCTGCTGGTTGGGGCGATGActgctgtttatttctttatagttctaattggaggataactgcttcacAGTGATGTATTAATTTGTGCTGTATGTCAGTGTGAATCAACTATAAGTACacctatatcccctccctcttgaggctCCTTCCCACCCCTCATCCTAGCCCACCATTTattgaggacctactgtgtgcagCTGGCCCTGGGCTGAGAGCTCCATGAATCAGTCGCCTTCAGTCTTCAGGACAGGACCCCGCGGCACAGACTATTCGCAGCCGTTGTAGACGCCGGGGCTCAGAAACGGGGTCACCTGTTGAAGGTCAGTCCTGCCAGGTGGATAGCCCTGTCTGGAGCCCCAGTGACCATCCGGAACAGTGGCTTTCTTgtttccctggaagctcagaccTCTGAACCTCTGTGTTTTCCATCGGCCAGGCACTGGGAGTTGAGGTTCAGGGGTGATGGCAAGATATAGCAAGCCCATCACAACCCAAGGACACCTGGACCAGCTTTTTTGGATTCCCCGGTCACTAGTTACCAAAGGCGGGGATTTCAGCTCAATTTCAGGCTGCGGATGTCCGGAATGAAGTGGGGGATGCGAAGGCGTGCGTGTTTAGCAGATGGGGCAGTGAACGGCCTGGAACATCTCTGTCTCATCTTCCATcctaagaagaggaaatggaatgCCTCTCTAGCATCCGCCCAGCTTTCCCCTATCTCCTGCCAGTGTGGTTTTGAGATAAATTGGGGTTTGTATTTTATGCCAGAATTTTCTGAAGCCCAAGAGCTTTTCTGCAAAACTTGGTTCAGAAGTCTCAGCCAAGAGGATTCCTCTGTCCTGAGAATCAAGAGCTCCCTTTAGAAGGCAAGATGGAGAGATGAGTCCATTCATGATCCAGCCTCTCAATGCTTGGGAAGAAGCCCCGGCCCAAGGAAGCCTATCCCTCAGCGGGTTGGCTACAAGGTCAGGGAGCTCTGCAAACCTATTGCAGAATCTTCCAGAACCAAGACAATCGAGAACATGAGTACAAAAATATCACATTCTCAGCCAGTTGGGGCTGGAGAGTAGCCAGTAGGGGTTTGGAGAAAACAACAGGACACAGTCCATAAAATTAAAACTCATGGAAAACTCTGCTTCAGTGAGTCAGAATGCCCAAGtttcctggcaatgcaggagaaggcTTCCCTACtcaggcaaattttttttttaatcttcataattATTTAATGGCAGTCTAATGGATGCATTAATACAATAAGTTGCATCCATTTAATGTAGAGTTCAGTAATCTTTGacacatgtgtgtatgctcaCGTCATCACCAAATCAATATACAGAATGTTTCCATCCCCCCaaaagaacatttccatcaccagcCCCTCAAATTTCCCTAGGGCACCCAGCCCATCATCCCCGGCCTCTGCCCCAATCCTGAGGCAACCACTCATCTCTGCCTTATGCAACTGTAGATTCTAGATTACGATTAGTTTCATAAGCAGAATTTTTATCAGCCAGAACTTTCAGTGACAAGTAACAGGAACcccggcttcccaggtagctcagtggtaaagaatccaccttccagtgaaggagatgcgggttcaatccctggattggaaagatcccctggaaaagaaaatagcaacctgctccggtattcttgcctgggagatcccaaggacagaggagccaggcgggctacagtccatggggtcacaaagagtcagacacgacttggcagctGAGAACGCATGCAACAGAAACCCCCCAGTTTAATCAGCTGAGGGGGAGGGTGGGTGGTATAGGTGGGGCATATGCTTGTGTTTAAAGGAACTCATTGACTCACATACCAGCAAAGGTCCACAGTGATTTTCAATTCAGACACAGCTGGATCCAAGCCTTAAATGATGTTCCTGAGGTTACTTCCCCTCTCCTCTGCTTCTCACCTTTGCTTTGGTCTATGTGGCCTTTGTCCTCAATGAATCACCGAAACGGCCGGTAACTAGAGGTTCGGAGTTGACAGTTGACACATTCAGCAATCTCAGCAGAAAGACAGCATCCCTTTGCTGATAATTCTGACGAAGTCCCGACCCTCGTGCTCCCTGGGCAGGCCCCGGTCGCGTGTCCTCCCCTTGGGTGGGAGGCCCTGGGGAGTAAGGGGGTGCCTACCTACCTCGCTGAAACCCAACAGACTGAGAGTGGGGAAGaggtaagtgaaagtcgctcagttgcgtccgactctttgcgactctttgtgtacagtccatggacttctccaggctagaatactggagtgggttgcctttcccttctccaggggatcttcccaacccaggaatcaaacccaggtctcccgtactacaggcgtattctttaccagctgagccacaagggaagcccggggAAGAGGTGAGCTCAAACAGACAGCATGGACAGGAGATGCCAGCAGGTAAGCTGCCAAAGGCAGACTGCATCCCACCACCCGCACACCCACTCCTCTCCCACATATGGTTTTATAATGTTCCTATCACAGATCTGTATCTCTATTATTCATAGCAGAAAGTGcactccccttccccctccagaGGAGAGACAATCTAAAGTCAATCCCAGAGACGCCTGCCCGGCACCAAGCCCAGGATCTGGGAGAGAGACCCTCTGCATCTCTCTCCATTAGGTCCAGAGGCACTTCCTCTAGGATTGGTACCCAGTCCTAGTGATGGGTACCATGCATCCCGTCcaaatgatggtgatggtgaccaCTCTCAAGACACacaattcagggacttccctggttgtccagtggttaagaatccaccttgcaatgcagaggacaaaggttcaatccctggtcaaaaaactaagatcccatatgcctcaggaCAGCTAAGCCTACAtgatgcagctaagacccaatgcagccaaataaatatgtgtttgtaaatatatgaaaaaaagacACACAACTCACAGTGGACAGGACAAAGGGAgtaactatgattttttttttaatcccatttggaaaggagaaggggacgacagaggatgagatggttggatggcatcaccaactcaatggacatgagtttgagtaatctccgggagttggtgatggacagggaggcctggtgtgctgcaattcatggggtcacaaagagtcagacataactgagcgactgaactgaactggaaaggagaaaacagaaacaataacaCAATGGTCCTGGTTCATAGCATATTCTACGCTGGACAGGAAGTATTAAGGACTGACAACAGAAGAGGTTCTTGGTCAGCCAATA
Above is a genomic segment from Dama dama isolate Ldn47 chromosome 2, ASM3311817v1, whole genome shotgun sequence containing:
- the MRGPRF gene encoding mas-related G-protein coupled receptor member F isoform X2 encodes the protein MAGNCSWEAHPTNWNKMCPGVSEAPELYSRGFLTIEQITMLPPPAVMNYIFLLLCLCGLVGNGLVLWFFGFSIKRSPFSIYFLHLASADVGYLFSKAVFSILNTGGFLGPFADYVRAVSRIVGLCMVLTGVSLLPAISSERCLSVIFPAWYWRRRPKRLSAVACSLLWALSLLVTCVHNYFCVFLGRQASGAGCRHMDAFLGILLFLVFCPLMVLPCLALILHVECRARRRQRSAKLNHVILAVVSVFLVSSIYLGIDWFLFWVFRIPAPFPEYVTDLCLCINSCAKPVVYFLAGRDKSQRLWEPLRVVFQRALRDGAEPGEAGGGTPNTVTLEMQCPSGNAS
- the MRGPRF gene encoding mas-related G-protein coupled receptor member F isoform X3; its protein translation is MCPGVSEAPELYSRGFLTIEQITMLPPPAVMNYIFLLLCLCGLVGNGLVLWFFGFSIKRSPFSIYFLHLASADVGYLFSKAVFSILNTGGFLGPFADYVRAVSRIVGLCMVLTGVSLLPAISSERCLSVIFPAWYWRRRPKRLSAVACSLLWALSLLVTCVHNYFCVFLGRQASGAGCRHMDAFLGILLFLVFCPLMVLPCLALILHVECRARRRQRSAKLNHVILAVVSVFLVSSIYLGIDWFLFWVFRIPAPFPEYVTDLCLCINSCAKPVVYFLAGRDKSQRLWEPLRVVFQRALRDGAEPGEAGGGTPNTVTLEMQCPSGNAS